The DNA sequence AAGAATGTTTCTAAAACATCTTTAATCTTCATCTTGGTGAGAAAAGAATGCAAAAACAGTGTTAAAGGTTTTAGCTTTCATTCCATTAAAGCTATTACTGATAATAACATTGAAGAAGAGACTTGATGAAGAAGATATCATCCTCACCTGTTGCTGTACCTTATAGGCTTGGTAACTTTATCCATGAAGACTCAACAGTAACAACCCAAGTTGAGATTAATGGCCTTAAGTTAATTTCAAACACAGCATCCCTGTTTTCTAATCCCAATGCCAAGTCAAACACACCATGTGAATCCCTTTGTTTTGGAAGTGAAAGTTATAGGAGTGCAGAGGGTGAAAATACTGAGTTCACCTCAAGAGGTAAaggtaataataacaataataataatcccTTTGTTAATAACTCATTTTCTCCATCTCTGGATTTGGTTTCTGATTCCATTATGAACAAAACAACAAACACTAAAAAGGAAGTTGGTAAGTTTGAAAATACCACTGGGAACATACCCAGTGGTGATATGGAACATGGGCAGGAAGAAGATATGGTTGGAGTAGTTGAGGTTGGTTTGGAGGGAAAAGACAGTTATGGATCTGATGAGTCTGACCCATGTATTATGTCTACCTTGCCATCTAAGGAGAAAAGACCATATAGAATAACAAACAGCAGTAGTCAGAATGTTTTGGATTTGGATTGTTTACCCCTTTGGGGTTTCACATCTATCTGTGGAAGGAGACCAGAGATGGAGGATGCACTTGCAGTTGTACCCAGATTGATGCAACTCCCAATTGAAATGTTAGAAGATGACCACCAAAACTTGGATGCTATAAATCACTACTCAACTCAATCAACTGCCCATTTTTATGGTGTATATGATGGTCATGGTGGTAACCAGGTATGCTTATACTCTACTTCATACTATATCTTCTATGCTATATTTTTACATGGTATGTAAATAGGATAGGATTCTATAATTTGGTCTCATTATAAGTGGACACTGTTTTCATTAGGTGGCTAATTATTGTCGACAAAGGCTTCATTTAGCCTTGGTTGAGGAGATAGAAACTGCAAAAGCAGGCTTGCATAATGGAAGTAAGAGGGAAAGTTGGCAGGAGATGTGGAAAAAGGCCTTCTCTAATTGTTTTGCCAAAGTTGATGCTGAGGTTTCTAGTTCTGCTACTGTTGCGCCTGAAACAGTTGGTTCAACTGCAGTGGTTGCACTTATTTGTCCAACCTATATTATGGTGGCCAATTGTGGTGATTCAAGGGCAGTTTTGTGTCGAGGAAAAGCACCAGTTGTTTTGTCAATTGACCATAGAGTAAGGCCTTTCACTAGTTGTGGTGTTTTAGAGCTCTATCAGTTAATTTTTTGTTCAAATATTTATAGAGATTGGTTTCTTCTTGTGTTCTTCTTCATAGCCAGACAGAGAAGATGAATATGAAAGGATAGAAGCAGCCGGAGGCAAAGTTATACAGTGGAACGGTTCTCGAGTTTTTGGTGTTCTTGCAATGTCAAGATCCATTGGTATGTCAAACCACCTGTGCTTGATGAATTTTTGCTTCTACTTAGCTTCCATATAATTACACTGAAACAATTATGGCCTTAGAGTTTGCACTTGAAAGATTTAAAACCATAGCTGACCAAGCTACTATCCAATATGGATATGATTAGGTGACAAATACTTGAAACCATGGATTATTCCTGATCCAGAAGTGATGTTTGTTTCTCGAGCAAAAGAAGACGAATGCCTCATTCTTGCCAGTGATGGTTTATGGGACGTTATGACAAATGAGGAGGCTTGTGATGTTGCCCGGAGAAGGATCcttatatggcataaaaagcaTGGCGATAACTTGTCGGGCGAAAGAGGCCACGGGGTTGATCTTGCTGCTCAAGCTGCAGCAGAGTACCTCTCAAAGCTTGCTCTCCAGAAGGGAAGCAAGGACAACATTAGCGTTATAGTGGTGGACTTGAaagttgtaagaaaattcaagaaaaaaacCTGAGAGAAGAGAAGcttttttctcttctcttgcagGATTTTGACATGTGTTATAATGACATGAatataaataacaattatttaacgTGATTCAgcccttcaatttttttttacaaaactggGCTAGTTGTGATCACAACACTAATGTATACCTACCCAATATtacaatatattatatacttttaactttatttattttcatctcCCTTTCTCTCTGTGATACTACATTGACTCTGTTCCCAAAATTTCACACCAGAAAAGAGGCAAACTGTTTGTGAGtgagaagaaaaaagagagccttAATTGTAATAACTTTGTAACCCAACTTAGCATCAATCCGGCAAGAAAAGGGGGTTGTTTGCTTCCTTTCTTCAAAGCGCCTgcccttttttttttagaagGTGATTCACTACCGAAGCGAAGAAAAGGCTGGATCAAGTCTCGTGCAAGTATAAGTGGAAAGAATGTGGTGATGTCACTGCTTTTCCTGGAAAGCGTCCCTTTCTCGTGTAAAAGTGATCAAAATTTGAACACGCTGCGTTTTACTGGGAATGATCGAACCATGGGAACGAAtctacttagaaaaaaatttcaagtATGCTGCAATATGAGAAGAAGCTATTCCTCCCAGAACAAAAGCTATTAGGCAGTAGTGGCAAGCACAGCAGAAAGGGGCTTTCCTAGATGTCAGGCAAGGAATCCTAGTAATTATATGCAATGATTGGTCTAAATCTATCTTGAATCGTAGCAAAATGATGAACCAAATGGGCTGTAAATACTTGAGAGATATCCCCAACACTTAAATCACAATGAAAATAAGTTATACAAGCCAAACCACAATTGATTAATGGAAGAAACTCTAGATTTCAGTACTAATTCCGCTCACTTTGCTAACTCAGATTTTACAATGCCCATTGAAAATTTACACTTTCTTTGGAACCCAGATTTTACAAGACaaagaaaaataagattttATGAGAAGTTAAGAATATATTCTCCCTCCTTTTATTGTAATTTCCCAAGAGTTCTTTTACATTAACAATTTTCTGAAGCCAAACAAAGCTTAATGCTGTTGGGCAATGAAGTTTGTCCAACATCAGGAATTTTTCTTCTTAAATTCAGGAGCGAACAATATCTTTGCAGTTCCAATCAACTAGAAAAATTATCAAGCGCCTTAGGCTAGCTAAAGTAGTGAAAAATCTCTAAAGGTTAATACAATAAATCATATATTCCTTGGTCACAAAAACCTCCATTCACACTGCTAAGTTACTCCTCCAGGAAGAAATCTACTGCATTTGAATGTTTGCTTGAGATTTCTGTTACTGACAGTTGAAACTCCATTCGTGGAAAtctaaaaaaagagaaaaggcaTTATGACAGTTGAGTTCAAAAACATGTATAATAAGTATTCCTTTTCTTAAATAGATTGTCCCAATCTTATTCTCTACAAACCGTTGTTATTGCAACAAAATTGAGAGTATTCCTTTTCCTAAACAGAAACAACTTCAGAATTATCACTATCAATCTCTGAAAAACAGAGAATGTAAGAAAATCCTAAGATTGGGGAAACTTAATATCCTAATCCCACAGACTGCTAAATCAAATCTTCAACAAAGATTCTCCATAATTCACGAAAGAGAACAAGCGAAACCCTGCTATTAATAGGATGCCACTTCAGGTGGCTCTTAATCAACATATCTTTAACATTGAAGAGGACAGTAGGGCACACATTACAATATTTTCTAGGGAGTGGAAGAGAATAAACTTAAGGAATACTCCTTTAACTTACTCTTATGGTATCGAAAATGTAGCAAGTGGAGATCCCACATTGGTGAAGTACGTTGAAAGATCAACATCCAAGTCATCATACATGCTGACGAAAGGATGCATCTGAATTTTGCATTTAAAATAAGCAGAAGAGATGTCAGATCCATGTATCCTCATAGCACGAATCTAGTTAACTTTTACACTCATTGAACTAAATATTGTGTACATTGCAAATATAATTAAACTTTGTACATACCAATAGCTGATGCGCTGACTGTCTATCCTTAGCATCTTTCTTTACACTGAGATAGAAAATTACCAATTGGTAATTAGTAAATTCACAAAACCTACACGAAACTGgagcaaaaaaataaagaaagacaGCTACATTTCAATTGAGTTTCCTCTTGGTTCCGTAACTGTTCAAACACTCCCCATCCTAAAACTCAAAAATGAAAAGTGAGCATTTACCATGCAGAAATAAACGAGCAGAACTCGGGAGTAAATTGATCAGAAGGTGCACTAGGTGGTGGTTGACTAACAATACAATCCATGAGCTCAAAAAAGTTTGTCCACACGTCACCTTCTTCTGGTATATATGGGAACCGACCAGTTGCACATTCAAGCAACACTAGTCCAAAACTCCAGATGTCACTTTTGTAACTATATTTGCCTCCAGTAATTCTCTCTGGCTACAAATATATTGAACATATCAACAGAGATGCAGTGAGATACATATGTTGGGAATGCACATATGAAGTTTCATAAGTAAAAAGAGATGGAAATGAGAAAAGGGACATTAGCAAAACATATGAACAAAGTTACTCACAGACATATAGTTGTAGGTGCCGAGAAAAGTATTTGCCTGACCAGAGGTGCTTTCCAGTATTGCACTCACACCAAAGTCAGTGATCTTAACTTCTCCCCTGTGGTTTATCAACAGGTTTGAAGGTTTTAAATCCCTGTGTATAATGTGTTTTTCATGATGAAGATACAATAAACCCTTGAGCACCTACAACAACGAGTTGAAGAAAGAAGCCTGTTTCAATTGATTGGCTTGAAACAACTAAGATTTTATTCACAATTGATTTACTTAAATCCTACCTGTTTGCAAATAGCAGCAAGATACGGCTCTGGAATTGTTTTTACTTTCTTCAGAAAGTCTGCTAGAGATCCACCATCCATGTACTCTAAGATGATTGAAATGGTACCATTATCGTAAAAGGACTGGTAACAAACAACAATACTCGGGCACTGTGATGATTGATTAATTTTCAATTCCTGTGCAATCAGCTTCCGAGAAGACTCTTCGATATTCATTTGAATAACCTGAATAAGAGAAAAACATCAGAGAAAAGTATAATGGCTACATTAATGTAAACAGTTACACCGGATTCATGACTTAATGAAGAATGCGTACAAAActaaaaattcaacaaaagGAATATTAGGATTGTTAATATACTAGACAAGTCCAGCACAATTAGCTTCCAAAAATGGTTCACTAAA is a window from the Cannabis sativa cultivar Pink pepper isolate KNU-18-1 chromosome 1, ASM2916894v1, whole genome shotgun sequence genome containing:
- the LOC133031647 gene encoding protein phosphatase 2C 77, whose translation is MKKISSSPVAVPYRLGNFIHEDSTVTTQVEINGLKLISNTASLFSNPNAKSNTPCESLCFGSESYRSAEGENTEFTSRGKGNNNNNNNPFVNNSFSPSLDLVSDSIMNKTTNTKKEVGKFENTTGNIPSGDMEHGQEEDMVGVVEVGLEGKDSYGSDESDPCIMSTLPSKEKRPYRITNSSSQNVLDLDCLPLWGFTSICGRRPEMEDALAVVPRLMQLPIEMLEDDHQNLDAINHYSTQSTAHFYGVYDGHGGNQVANYCRQRLHLALVEEIETAKAGLHNGSKRESWQEMWKKAFSNCFAKVDAEVSSSATVAPETVGSTAVVALICPTYIMVANCGDSRAVLCRGKAPVVLSIDHRPDREDEYERIEAAGGKVIQWNGSRVFGVLAMSRSIGDKYLKPWIIPDPEVMFVSRAKEDECLILASDGLWDVMTNEEACDVARRRILIWHKKHGDNLSGERGHGVDLAAQAAAEYLSKLALQKGSKDNISVIVVDLKVVRKFKKKT
- the LOC133031652 gene encoding mitogen-activated protein kinase kinase SIPKK-like, with amino-acid sequence MKKGGLTPNLKLTVPRDEVSFAKFLTESGTFMDGDLLVNRDGVRVVSQSEVEVPPPIQPTDNQLSLADVDTIKVIGKGSGGIVQLVRHKWTGQFFALKVIQMNIEESSRKLIAQELKINQSSQCPSIVVCYQSFYDNGTISIILEYMDGGSLADFLKKVKTIPEPYLAAICKQVLKGLLYLHHEKHIIHRDLKPSNLLINHRGEVKITDFGVSAILESTSGQANTFLGTYNYMSPERITGGKYSYKSDIWSFGLVLLECATGRFPYIPEEGDVWTNFFELMDCIVSQPPPSAPSDQFTPEFCSFISACVKKDAKDRQSAHQLLMHPFVSMYDDLDVDLSTYFTNVGSPLATFSIP